From a region of the Zingiber officinale cultivar Zhangliang chromosome 4B, Zo_v1.1, whole genome shotgun sequence genome:
- the LOC121976240 gene encoding uncharacterized protein LOC121976240, protein MAAAAAAATLRLPFTLPPRVLPRYSSGVRPGIFAASRSFSPLTRRLRLHRLKPARPGLPKFQVRSARAESQVVTLGSRAPHFELSEPLTGKIWTLEDFESCPALLVMFICNHCPFVKHLKKDIAKLTSFYMGKGLGVVAICSNSIITHPQDGPMLMAEEAKLFKYPFPYLFDESQDVARAFGAVCTPEFFLFKKDGRRPFELFYHGQFDDSRPNNNVPVTGRDLSRAIDCVLSGQVLSSAQKTSVGCSIKWHP, encoded by the exons ATGgccgctgccgccgccgccgctaccCTTCGCCTCCCCTTTACCCTCCCACCTCGTGTCCTTCCGCGCTATTCCAGTGGAGTTCGGCCTGGTATCTTCGCCGCCTCGCGGTCCTTCTCTCCCCTCACCCGTCGCCTCCGCCTCCACCGACTCAAACCTGCTCGCCCGGGTCTCCCCAAGTTCCAAGTCAGATCCGCACGGGCCGAGTCTCAAGTCGTCACTCTCGGCTCCCGAGCTCCCCATTTCGAG CTTTCGGAGCCTCTAACGGGAAAAATTTGGACCTTGGAAGATTTCGAGTCTTGCCCCGCGCTTTTG gtGATGTTCATTTGCAACCATTGCCCATTTGTTAAGCACTTGAAGAAGGATATTGCCAAGCTTACAAGTTTCTATATGGGG AAGGGGCTTGGTGTAGTTGCTATCTGTTCAAATTCCATCATTACTCATCCACAG GATGGACCAATGCTTATGGCTGAAGAAGCTAAACTGTTTAAGTATCCTTTTCCCTATCTGTTTGACGAG TCGCAAGATGTTGCCCGGGCATTTGGAGCTGTATGCACGCCAgaattttttctctttaaaaag GATGGAAGAAGGCCATTTGAGCTGTTTTATCATGGGCAGTTTGATGACTCACGACCTAACAACAATGTGCCTGTAACAGGAAG AGACTTGAGTCGTGCAATAGATTGTGTTCTCAGTGGCCAAGTCTTATCTTCTGCACAAAAGACAAG TGTTGGATGTAGCATAAAATGGCACCCTTGA
- the LOC121978596 gene encoding uncharacterized protein LOC121978596 — protein MPVEVVLQGAIGDVLVRKDCSRQKSVRWEETLCRDDNSVEISKGTLAPLISTSLAVRRGLAYEVDATQIHLHRRLLCFPRNTETKISKAKNRRPTITNSVAQTLGNQSSVGACRTHRCRGRKALERASIPQAVGACAASRFLQLCASAPPSPRRRSTVDLSLVDLSSYADARAIRNSSAAPTLPATASLSLADYRLGGAFSSGTSKARSRWPTRWRPSTPSPTSPAGCSAASMVAALQRYGGNMSLWAPPQTEWDGYWPPDVPTAKASERVVVAAAAASKAWSPNVTVCEDGGGCQFTMVQAAVDAAPSQAPRGHAIYIKQGIYAETVRVPLEKPNLAFVGDGMGKTIITGFLNAGVPGVSTYNTVTVGFTGDGFNATRRVTWSSRIPAEHFGAYPVENFIQGINGYLPLCYKTVI, from the exons ATGCCGGTGGAGGTGGTCTTGCAGGGTGCCATTGGCGATGTACTCGTACGCAAGGACTGCTCCCGGCAGAAGTCGGTCAGGTGGGAGGAGACCCTCTGCCGAGATGACAACAGCGTCGAGATATCCAAAGGGACGTTGGCGCCCTTGATTTCCACCTCGCTGGCCGTTCGAAGGGGCCTTGCTTACGAGGTGGACGCTACCCAAATCCACCTCCATCGGCGATTGCTCTGTTTCCCCCGAAACACAGAGACGAAGATCAGCAAGGCCAAGAACAGGAGGCCGACCATCACAAATAGCGTCGCCCAGACATTGGGAAATCAGTCCTCAGTTGGAGCGTGCAGGACTCACAGATGCCGTGGCCGGAAAGCACTGGAGCGGGCAAGCATTCCACAGGCCGTTGGA GCCTGCGCCGCCTCCCGCTTCCTGCAGCTCTGCGCCTCCGCCCCTCCCTCCCCCCGCAGACGCTCCACCGTCGACCTCTCCCTCGTCGACCTATCCTCCTACGCCGACGCCCGGGCCATTCGCAACTCTTCCGCCGCACCAACGCTGCCCGCAACTGCCTCCCTCTCCCTCGCCGACTACCGCCTCGGAGGCGCTTTTTCCTCCGGTACGTCAAAGGCACGCAGCAGGTGGCCGACGCGATGGCGTCCCTCTACGCCCTCGCCAACCTCACCGGCAGGCTGCAGCGCCGCCTCCATGGTTGCCGCCCTGCAGCGCTACGGCGGCAACATGTCCCTGTGGGCCCCGCCGCAGACAGAGTGGGACGGGTACTGGCCACCGGACGTCCCaaccgccaaagcttcagagcgcGTCGTCGTCGCCGCCGCTGCCGCCTCCAAAGCATGGTCTCCAAACGTGACTGTCTGCGAGGACGGTGGTGGCTGCCAGTTCACGATGGTTCAGGCGGCGGTAGACGCCGCGCCTTCACAAGCCCCGCGGGGTCACGCGATCTACATAAAACAGGGGATCTACGCGGAGACGGTGCGGGTGCCGCTGGAGAAGCCAAATCTAGCATTTGTCGGCGACGGCATGGGAAAGACGATCATCACCGGCTTCCTGAACGCCGGCGTCCCCGGCGTCTCGACGTACAACACCGTCACCGTCG GCTTCACCGGCGACGGGTTCAATGCGACCCGGAGAGTGACCTGGAGCAGCCGGATTCCGGCGGAGCACTTTGGAGCTTACCCCGTGGAGAACTTTATACAGGGAATCAATGGATACCTCCCTCTCTGCTATAAGACTGTAATTTGA